The genomic window CGGCCTTTTCGTCCTGCCCCTGCTCTTTCAAGGGTATACCCTATACCTGGCCACGGAAGCCGCTATCCTAGGCCTCGCCGCCGTCGCCCTAAGCTTTTTACTCGGTCACGGAGGCATTCCCTCCCTGGGGCAAGCCGCCTTCCTTGGCATCGGCGCCTACACCTTGGGCCTTTCCTTAAAGGCAGGCCTCCCTCTTGTAGTCGGCTTAATTTTGGCTCCCTTGTTAGCTGGCCTCTACGCTTTCGTTACCGGAATCTTCCTGTTCCGCACGCACGGAATCTTCATCCTCATGCTCACGCTGGCCTTCGGTCAGATGGTTTACTCCGTGGCCCACAAATGGGCCAGTGTAACCGGGGGAGACGATGGCCTAAGCCTCCCAGGAAACATTCTGAGCCCAGCCCTCATGCACCTTGCAGCCGTTGTGCTGCTTTTCTTGGTGATTGTACTCTTGCGCTTTCTTCTCGCCACGCCCTTCGGGAAGACCCTCGAGGCCATCCGACAGAATGAGGAGAAGGTTCGGTCCTTAGGGGTTACCACCTTTTACTTCAAGCTCTGGGCTTACGTACTTGCCGCTTTCCTCACTGGCCTAGCCGGGGCAGGTTTGGCCTTACATCGTACCTTCGTTAGCCCACACGACCTCTTCTGGATCACTTCCGCCACCCTGATGGTTATGGTACTCCTCGGCGGCAGTCGCGGCCTTTTTGGGGCAGCGTTTGGGGCTTTGCTTTACACCCTTATTCAGGCCTGGGTCAGTTCCTTCAGCGAGCTTTGGGGGCTTTTCGTGGGGCTCCTACTTATAGGAACCGTCCTGTTTGCTCGTGAAGGGATCTGGCCCCTTCTAGAGCGTAAGCTCGGAGGGAACCGTGGAAGCGCTTAGGGTGGACAACATCACCAAGGCCTTTGGAGGTATTTTGGCCCTGGCAGGCGTCCGCCTAACCGTGGCCTCGGGCGAAAGACGGGCAATCATAGGTCCTAACGGGGCGGGTAAAAGCACCCTCTTCAAGCTCATCTCCGGGGAACTCAAGCCCAACCGGGGCCGGGTAATCCTCTTTGGCCGAGATGTCACGGGCCGGTCCCAGGAGCACATAGCCCGGTTGGGCCTAGGACGCACCTTTCAACGTTCCAGCATTTTGCCCGACCTCAGCGTTTGGGAAAACGTCGCCCTAGCCATAAAGGCCGCACAGGGCAAGAGCCATGCCTTTGCCCAACCCCTGCATCGGGAACAGGGTGTGGAGGAGGTTCTCGATCAAGTCGGCTTGCTTTCAAGGGCCTCCGATTCTGCGGGGACCCTATCCCATGGAGAGAAGCGCCAGCTGGAGATCGCCATGGCTCTGGCCCAACGTCCTGGCCTGCTGCTCCTGGACGAACCTCTGGCTGGCCTCTCCGGAGCCGAAAGGGAACGGATCGGCCGCCTTATCCAGGAGCTAGACCCCACCATTACCGTGCTCTTGGTAGAGCACGACCTGGACTATGCCCTGAGTTTTGCCCACCGGGTGAGCGTACTCCACTATGGCCAGGTGGTGGCCGAGGGAAGCCCTGAGGAGGTGCGCGCAAATCCGCAGGTCCAAGAGATCTACGTAGGAACGGACTTTGCTACAACCGAGCCTGTTAGACCTGACGCGGGCCGGACCGTACTCCAGGTTGTTGACCTCAGCACGGGCTATGGGGGCATGCGGGTGTTGCACAACATTAGCCTCGAGGTACGGCAAGGGGAGGTCGTGGCCCTCCTTGGTCGCAACGGGATGGGCAAGACCACCTTGCTTTCAGCCATCATGGGTCTTATCCCGCTTCAAGGTGGGCAGATACGGTTGGATTCTCAAGCCATCCACCATCTTCCCGCTCACAGGCGGGCCGAACTAGGGCTAGCCCTGGTCCCTCAGGGGCGGCGGATGTTTGAAGGCCTTACCGTGGAGGATGAGCTTCGCCTGGCTTCCCGGACAAACCGCAGTACTTGGAATGTAGAGCGCATTCTAGAGGTCTTCCCGCACTTAGCCGAGCGACGTAAGACCCTTTCCCGCGCCCTCTCTGGGGGCGAGCAACAGATGGTGGCCATCGCCCGTGCTCTGTTGCGTAACCCTACCGTGGTTCTCATGGAC from Thermus caldifontis includes these protein-coding regions:
- a CDS encoding branched-chain amino acid ABC transporter permease, which encodes MMAWLPKWRAMGKKDLSLSLVRVTLVGLFVLPLLFQGYTLYLATEAAILGLAAVALSFLLGHGGIPSLGQAAFLGIGAYTLGLSLKAGLPLVVGLILAPLLAGLYAFVTGIFLFRTHGIFILMLTLAFGQMVYSVAHKWASVTGGDDGLSLPGNILSPALMHLAAVVLLFLVIVLLRFLLATPFGKTLEAIRQNEEKVRSLGVTTFYFKLWAYVLAAFLTGLAGAGLALHRTFVSPHDLFWITSATLMVMVLLGGSRGLFGAAFGALLYTLIQAWVSSFSELWGLFVGLLLIGTVLFAREGIWPLLERKLGGNRGSA
- a CDS encoding ATP-binding cassette domain-containing protein, whose product is MEALRVDNITKAFGGILALAGVRLTVASGERRAIIGPNGAGKSTLFKLISGELKPNRGRVILFGRDVTGRSQEHIARLGLGRTFQRSSILPDLSVWENVALAIKAAQGKSHAFAQPLHREQGVEEVLDQVGLLSRASDSAGTLSHGEKRQLEIAMALAQRPGLLLLDEPLAGLSGAERERIGRLIQELDPTITVLLVEHDLDYALSFAHRVSVLHYGQVVAEGSPEEVRANPQVQEIYVGTDFATTEPVRPDAGRTVLQVVDLSTGYGGMRVLHNISLEVRQGEVVALLGRNGMGKTTLLSAIMGLIPLQGGQIRLDSQAIHHLPAHRRAELGLALVPQGRRMFEGLTVEDELRLASRTNRSTWNVERILEVFPHLAERRKTLSRALSGGEQQMVAIARALLRNPTVVLMDEPTEGLSPLMVRQVAEVVRTLKAEGETVLLAEQNVHMALSVADRVYILEHGELVWEGRPGEASSSVLQRYLGV